A window of the Lolium perenne isolate Kyuss_39 chromosome 7, Kyuss_2.0, whole genome shotgun sequence genome harbors these coding sequences:
- the LOC127311219 gene encoding oxalate oxidase GF-2.8 codes for MARSKTLTAGLFTMMFLAPSILAADPDPLQDFCVADLDSEVSVNGYPCVPTSEAGDDFLFSSRLATAGNTSTPNGSAVTRLDVQGFPGTNTQGISMNRVDFAPGGINPPHVHPRASEIGMVTRGELLVGIIGSFESGERLYSKVVRAGGTFLIPRGLMHFQYNVGAEEASMFVSFNSQNPGIVFVPVSLVGSNPPIPTLVLTRALRVNASVVELLKSNFASGSYFIPRTVE; via the coding sequence ATGGCGCGCTCCAAAACCCTAACGGCTGGCCTCTTCACCATGATGTTCCTCGCTCCATCCATCCTCGCCGCCGATCCAGACCCTCTCCAGGACTTCTGCGTGGCCGACCTCGACAGCGAGGTCTCGGTGAACGGGTACCCATGCGTGCCCACATCGGAGGCCGGCGACGACTTCCTCTTCTCGTCCAGGCTCGCCACGGCCGGCAACACGTCCACCCCGAACGGCTCCGCCGTGACACGGCTGGACGTGCAGGGGTTCCCCGGCACCAACACGCAGGGCATCTCCATGAACCGCGTCGACTTCGCGCCGGGCGGAATCAACCCGCCGCACGTCCACCCTCGCGCCAGCGAGATCGGCATGGTGACGagaggcgagctcctcgtcggcaTCATCGGCAGCTTCGAATCCGGGGAGAGGCTCTACTCCAAGGTGGTGCGCGCCGGGGGGACGTTCCTCATCCCGCGTGGCCTCATGCACTTCCAGTACAACGTCGGCGCGGAAGAGGCCTCCATGTTCGTCTCCTTTAACAGCCAGAACCCCGGCATCGTCTTCGTGCCAGTATCACTCGTAGGCTCAAACCCGCCCATCCCGACGCTGGTGCTCACCAGGGCGCTCCGGGTGAACGCCTCCGTGGTGGAGCTTCTCAAGTCTAACTTCGCCAGCGGGTCTTACTTCATTCCTAGGACCGTGGAATAA
- the LOC127312709 gene encoding acyl transferase 15, whose amino-acid sequence MSVVVTKSSPVVVVGASKPVTATSNIIDLTSFDKCFAPSPTTLIFVFEKPIDDPVETIKKALSQALVHYPAMAGRLAGADEEEPTHIVCTGEGVPFVAAAASCALDDAGPLHLLDLAVRYPAEYCRLSDPLLLMQVTRFTCGGYVVGLTNNHAMADAAGLAQFMQAVGELARGMPRPSIVPVRSEADSSLPRLPHALVAEVRSHLRVEKEEVLPFLDVAIPMSLVSRIKAKCGTGKCTVYDAIAAVLWRCRTRAVIPDEDNDPNAPMLLVMPMNARKLVGAKEGYYGNCIIFQLALATRDAVARGDIEDLVKIIRLAKEKMPDILGNSGDGSRDEQQQAQQRAPERYNTLTISSVRNLGYEALDFGGGVPSRMMWKTAEQPVGLVCVVCSPCKPKDMINVMSLCVKPEHAEAFLHELAALNIEASHDLRLSPKARL is encoded by the coding sequence ATGAGCGTAGTAGTGACCAAGTCCTCGCCGGTGGTGGTCGTCGGTGCATCTAAGCCGGTGACGGCGACCAGCAACATCATCGATCTCACCTCCTTCGATAAGTGTTTCGCTCCTTCTCCAACCACGCTTATCTTTGTCTTTGAGAAGCCAATCGACGACCCTGTCGAGACAATCAAGAAGGCCTTGTCGCAGGCACTCGTGCACTACCCCGCTATGGCCGGCCGCCTCGCCGGAGCTGACGAGGAGGAGCCGACCCACATCGTGTGCACCGGGGAGGGCGTGCCGTTTGTGGCTGCGGCGGCTAGCTGTGCCTTGGACGACGCGGGGCCGCTCCACCTCCTGGACCTCGCCGTTCGCTACCCTGCCGAGTACTGCCGCCTCAGCGACCCCTTGCTGCTGATGCAGGTGACCAGGTTCACCTGCGGCGGGTACGTCGTAGGCCTGACAAACAACCACGCCATGGCGGACGCCGCTGGGTTGGCGCAGTTCATGCAGGCCGTTGGCGAGCTCGCCCGGGGAATGCCAAGGCCATCCATCGTTCCTGTCAGGTCCGAAGCCGACAGCTCGCTCCCGCGCCTTCCACATGCGCTGGTCGCCGAGGTAAGGTCACATCTGCGCGTGGAGAAGGAGGAAGTTCTCCCGTTCCTCGACGTGGCCATCCCCATGAGCCTAGTTAGCCGCATCAAGGCCAAGTGCGGCACCGGAAAGTGCACGGTGTATGACGCCATCGCCGCGGTGCTGTGGCGGTGCCGCACCCGAGCGGTCATCCCTGACGAGGATAACGACCCTAACGCTCCCATGCTCCTCGTCATGCCGATGAACGCGCGCAAGCTCGTCGGTGCCAAGGAGGGCTACTACGGCAACTGTATAATCTTCCAGCTGGCCCTGGCGACGAGAGACGCGGTGGCGAGGGGCGACATCGAGGATCTCGTGAAGATCATCAGGCTCGCCAAGGAGAAGATGCCTGACATACTCGGAAACTCCGGCGATGGTAGTAGAGATGAGCAACAACAGGCCCAGCAACGGGCGCCGGAGAGGTACAACACGCTCACTATATCGAGCGTGAGGAACCTTGGGTATGAAGCGCTGGATTTCGGTGGCGGGGTGCCGTCGCGGATGATGTGGAAGACTGCGGAGCAGCCGGTGGGGTTGGTTTGCGTCGTGTGCTCGCCATGCAAGCCGAAGGACATGATCAACGTCATGTCTCTCTGTGTCAAGCCGGAGCACGCAGAAGCCTTTCTACATGAGTTGGCCGCCCTCAATATAGAGGCGAGCCATGATTTGCGACTATCACCCAAAGCACGACTTTAG